Proteins co-encoded in one Neofelis nebulosa isolate mNeoNeb1 chromosome 2, mNeoNeb1.pri, whole genome shotgun sequence genomic window:
- the TEKT2 gene encoding tektin-2, with product MATLSIKPSQRFQLPDWHTNSRLLSTNAERQRDASHQIRQEARVLRNETNNQTIWDEHDNRTRLAERIDMVNRWKETLDKCLTDLDAEIDALTQMKESTEQNLQAKNLPLDVAIECLTLRDSRRDIDVVKDPVEEELHKEVEVIDATKKALQQKISQALEKLCLLQEVRQQLNSDHRDKMETLDIDRGCLSLNLKSPNISLKVNPTRVPNGSSSLQQWDDFSQFNKDRAEAEMKGAVELREAIALTIAETNNELEAQRVATEFAFRKRLREMEKVYSELRWQEKNTLEEIAELQEDIRHLEEDLRRKLQNLKLCHTRLESRTYRPNVELCRDQAQHGLTDEVHQLEATIAALKQKLAQAQDALDALYKHLARLQADIACKANSMLLDTKCMDTRRKLTVPAEKFVPEVDTFSRTTNRTLSPLKSCQLELV from the exons ATGGCCACGCTAAGCATCAAGCCCAGTCAACGCTTCCAGTTGCCGGACTGGCACACCAACAGCCGCCTGTTGTCCACCAATGCTGAGCGGCAGCGAGATGCTTCGCACCAGATCCGCCAAGAGGCCCGGGTCCTGCGCAATGAGACCAACAACCAG ACCATTTGGGATGAACATGACAATAGGACTCGACTGGCAGAGAGGATTGATATGGTCAACCGTTGGAAGGAGACACTGGACAAGTGTCTGACAGATTTAGATGCTGAGATTGATGCCCTAACACAG ATGAAAGAATCAACAGAGCAAAACCTGCAGGCCAAGAACCTGCCTCTGGATGTGGCAATTGAGTGCCTGACCCTGCGGGACAGTCGGCGTGACATTGATGTGGTGAAGGATCCTGTGGAGGAAGAGCTGCACAAAGAGGTGGAGGTCATTGATGCCACCAAGAAGGCCTTGCAACAAAAGATTAGCCAGGCCTTGGAGAAGCTCTG cctcctgcAGGAAGTCCGACAGCAGCTCAACTCTGACCATCGGGACAAAATGGAGACATTGGACATTGACAGAGGCTGCCTCTCTCTCAACCTCAAGTCCCCAAACATCTCTCTGAAGGTTAATCCCACGCGTGTTCCCAATGG CTCCTCCAGCCTGCAGCAGTGGGATGACTTCAGCCAGTTCAACAAGGACCGGGCAGAGGCTGAGATGAAAGGAGCGGTAGAGCTGAGGGAGGCCATCGCCCTAACTATTGCCGAG ACCAACAATGAACTTGAAGCCCAGAGGGTTGCAACAGAATTTGCCTTCAGAAAGCGGCTGCGGGAGATGGAGAAAGTATACAGTGAGCTCAGGTGGCAGGAGAAGAAT ACCTTGGAGGAGATCGCCGAGCTGCAGGAGGACATCCGGCACCTAGAGGAGGATCTGCGCAGAAAGCTACAGAACCTGAAGCTCTGCCATACCCGACTGGAGTCCAGAACTTACCGTCCCAATGTGGAACTCTGCCGGGACCAG GCACAGCATGGCCTCACTGACGAGGTTCACCAATTAGAGGCAACCATTGCTGCCCTGAAGCAGAAGCTGGCACAAGCACA GGATGCTCTGGATGCTCTCTACAAGCACCTGGCCAGGCTGCAGGCTGACATCGCCTGCAAGGCCAACTCTATGCTGTTGGACACCAAGTGCATGGACACCCGTCGGAAGCTGACTGTGCCTGCTGAGAAGTTTGTGCCGGAGGTGGACACCTTCAGCCGTACCACAAACCGCACCCTGAGTCCACTCAAAAGCTGCCAGCTGGAGCTGGTGTAG